A region from the Mya arenaria isolate MELC-2E11 chromosome 2, ASM2691426v1 genome encodes:
- the LOC128202720 gene encoding sulfotransferase 1B1-like, producing the protein MPYEEVQTPGGTKKFAVEEGMRFLLDKETILGSGSLKTQIEWLRSTKVFPDDVIVCAYPKCGTHWVYEIAHMLLNDTTELSRKPKEATMLEFRTREEISVLSRPRILNTHFLPSALPTEIPEKRPRIVLVLRNPKDVAVSAFFHFSKEMGAKGIPCPPMDVFKNSFLTDYAPICNYFKYIKAFLKYLNDHPEVPTLTVFYEHLKKDPMAEVARIATFLGTDGCKVSHEEVMAACGFENMQKAEHVIRESHKDIVMYRKGQVGDWKNYFTVKESEIYDAVIARELENTDIRFLYE; encoded by the exons ATGCCATACGAGGAGGTTCAGACGCCTGGTGGCACCAAGAAGTTCGCGGTAGAGGAGGGAATGAGGTTTCTTTTGGACAAGGAGACCATACTGGGCAGCGGCTCCCTCAAGACCCAAATAGAATGGTTACGCAGCACGAAAGTGTTTCCTGATGACGTCATTGTATGCGCATACCCGAAATGTG GGACTCACTGGGTTTATGAGATTGCCCACATGTTACTCAACGACACCACGGAGCTCAGTAGGAAGCCAAAGGAAGCCACCATGTTGGAGTTTCGGACCCGGGAGGAGATTTCGGTGCTGTCTCGACCACGCATCCTCAACACACATTTTTTGCCCTCTGCCCTGCCAACAGAGATCCCAGAAAAGCGGCCACGAATTGTACTCGTGCTGCGGAACCCGAAGGACGTGGCCGTGTCGGCGTTCTTTCACTTCAGCAAGGAAATGGGAGCAAAGGGCATCCCTTGCCCGCCGATGGACGTGTTCAAGAACAGTTTTTTAACTGACTACG CTCCCATCTGTAACTATTTCAAGTACATAAAGGCGTTTCTCAAGTACTTAAATGACCACCCGGAAGTGCCTACCCTGACGGTGTTCTATGAGCACCTCAAGAAAGATCCGATGGCGGAAGTAGCCCGGATCGCAACCTTCCTTGGGACGGACGGTTGCAAAGTGTCACATGAGGAAGTGATGGCCGCTTGCGGATTTGAAAACATGCAGAAGGCGGAGCATGTCATCCGGGAATCACACAAAGACATAGTCATGTATAGAAAAG GACAGGTAGGTGATTGGAAAAACTACTTCACCGTCAAGGAGAGCGAAATTTATGATGCCGTCATCGCTCGAGAACTTGAAAACACGGACATTCGCTTCCTGTACGAGTAA